The DNA region ATTTGTTTGTTACTTTAAAATTTTAAAGTATGTATTTTTATTATTAGGTTTAAGGGTTTAGTTTTTGAAGTATAAATTTGGAGAGTTTTTGCTCTCCATTATAATTAAGCATTAAATTATGTGAACTTTTACACAATATCTGTTAATAAGCCGCGATAAGCTCTATTTCCACAAGTGCGTCTTTTGGCAAGGTCTTAATAGCTACTGTACTTCTGGCAGGATAAGGCTCTTTAAAAAATTTAGCATACACAGTATTTACTTTAGCAAAATCTCCCATATCTGCTAGAAATATTGTGGTCTTTACAGCATTATCAAAAGTAAGCCCTGCCTCAGCCAAGATATTTTTTAAATTTTCAAGTGATTGCTCAGCTTGGGCCTCTACACTACTACCTGCAAACTCACCCGCTGGTGTGACACCAAGCTGACCCGAGATAAATAAAAATCCATTTGCGCTAATAGCTTGAGAATATGGCCCAATCGCTTGTGGAGCATTTTTTGTTAAGATTTGTTTTTTCATATTTTCTCCTTTTGAAATTTTTTAAAATCCTACTATAAATTTTCTAAATTTTTAGTCTCCAAAAGCTATAATGGGCAAAATTTCAAAAGGATGAAGATGCAAAATATACTCGCACCAAATGAGTTTTTAGATGATTATGTACTCGGTGCTGAGTTGGCTAAAAACGCCGGCATCTCATCAAATGCTTATCTTTTTTGGAAAAATGTCATAAGTGCTAAATTTGAAAACTCAAGAATAGTTTTTCTTAGAAAAAATAGCATTCCAGTCAAATTTCAAAACATTATAAAAACCTGCACACCTTTAAATGGACTTATTCCAACGGGCGTATTTTGCTCTTTTACCTCGCTTGCTCCTTCTCATCTTGTAGCAAAAAATGGCTCTAAGATCTACGAGCTCTTTAAATTTCATGAGATTTGCGGCATCAAATTTATAGACTTGAAGAAATTTTATGATGATTTTAATCTTAGCTATTCTTATAGAATTTACATTGAAAAGTGTAAATTTTTCTCACCTGCTCCATTTGAAAAACGCATAAAATTAACTGAAACGATGTGTCTTGGATATTATTAAAGTCCGCTAGCTAGCTTGCTAGCGGGATAAATTTATATCTTTTTGTAAGGAGCTTGGCCAACTTCGTAGAAGTTATTGCCCTCGCAGTCAATGGCAACTATTGCTGGGAAATCCTCAACTGTAAGCCTAGCAACTGCCTCTGGTCCTAGTTCTGGATAAGCTAGCACTTCATATTTTTTGATACTTTGGCTAATGAGCGCTCCGATACCACCGATAGCAACCATATAAACACAGCATGATTTTTTCATAGCCTCGACTACTGCGTCACTCCTGTAGCCTTTACCGATCATACCATTTATACCAACTTCATTTATCATAGTTGGGGTGTATTTATCCATTCTACCACTTGTTGTTGGGCCTGCTGCGCCGATAGCTTGATTTGGCTTGGCTGGAGTTGGTCCGACATAGTAGATAGTCTCACCCTTTAGCTCAACTGGTAGCTTTTCACCACGTGCCAATGTTTCAGTAAGTGCCTTATGTGCAGCGTCACGAGCTGCTATGATAGTGCCTGATATTAGGACATTATCCCCTGCTTTTAGGCTCTTTACCACCTCTTTATCAAATGGTGCTGTTATTCTTTTTACTTCTGACATTTTCTCTCCTTAAAGCTCGGCATCTGCGTGGCGTGCAGCGTGGCAGTTGATGTTTATAGCAACAGGAAGACCTGCTATGTGGGTTGGATACCACTCGACATTTACTTTAACAGCAGTGGTGTCACCACCAAGTCCTTGAGGACCAACACCAGTTTTGCAAGCAAGCTCTAGTAGCTCATCTTCTAATTTGGCATATCTTGGATCAGAATTTTTACTATCGACTGAACGAACTGCTGCTTCTTTTGCCAAAAGTGCTGCCTTATCCATCGTACCGCCTATGCCAACGCCTATTGTTAGTGGAGGACAGGCATTTGGTCCAGCGTATTTTACAGCCTCTAAAAAGACTTTTTTTACACCCTCTATACCATCAGCTGGTACAAGCATTTTTAAAACTGATTTATTCTCACTACCAAAACCTTTTGGAGCTACTTTTATCTTTAGCTTATCTCCTGGTACGATTCTAGTGTGGATGACGGCTGGAGTGTTATTTGTGGTATTTTTTCTCTCAAAAAGTGGCTCAGCAACGACTGACTTTCTTAAATAGCCTTCAATGTAGCCTTCCGCAATACCCTCATTTATCGCATCTTCAATATATCCACCCTCAATATGCACATCTTGGCCGATCTGCACAAAAACAACCGTCATACCGGTGTCTTGGCAGATAGGTGCAACGCCCTCTTCCGCAAGCTTAGCGTTTTGTAAAATTTTGCCCAAAATGTCTTTGCCTAGTGACGAGCTTTCGCTACTTTGAGCCTTTGTAAAAGCAGCCTTTAAATCTGGCGTCACGACATAACAGGCCTGTTTGCAAAGCTTGGCAACGACTTCTCTTATATCTTTTACATTTATTATTCTCATCTTTACTCCTCGTAAAAAACAATTTTTAATTATATTAACTATATTTAAAATTTAAGATTAAATTTTACTGCTGGATATCTACTCGAAAAATTTATATGAGTTTATTTACTTGACTACAACTAGAAGACTTGTCTAAAACAAATTTAATAAAATAAGCGATGGCGAAAATTGAGTCTAGAGCATCACAATATTGATAGAAATTTACATAACATGGCTTATTTAAGCCATAAATATATAAATTTAAGACTGAATGCTCTCCTCTTCATTTTTTATCTTTTTTCTAACTTTTACACGTGAGATACTGGCTCCATCCATCTTTCTTACTTCGTAGTAGCAGTTTTCATCCTCGATCTTATCACCTACAACTGGCAAGCGACCAATTAGATTGAATACATATCCACCGATCGTTACTTGATCTGTCTCTTCGTCAAAGCTTATGCCAAGAACCTCTTCAACACTCTCTAGATCATATCTGCCTTGAAATTCGTAAATATTGTCATTTATCTTTTTATAGTGCTGATCAACTTCATCGTGCTCGTCATTAAAATCACCAAGCACCTCTTCCATTATATCTTCCATCGTAAGAAGTCCGGCTGTGCCGCCATACTCATCGACTACGAGTGCTGCTGAAATTTGCTCTTTATTCATCATTACAAGCACCTTTGAGATAGAAAGGCTCTCAGGCACGATGACAAATTTACGAACAATTGAGTCAAAACTCTTCTCTTTATCTTTGCTAAAGTGGAGCTGCAAAATATCTCTAATATGTATCATGCCCAAAATAATATCTTTTGAGCCGTCTATATAAGGAAAGCGAGTATATTTTGATTCAAATACAACTTGCAAATTCTCTTCAAAGCTCTTTTGTTTATTTATGCAGATCATATCGCGCCTTGGCGTCATGATCTCTTTTGCAACTGTGTCACTAAAATCAACTGCATTTTTAATGATCTCAGTCTCAAAACTATCAAGCACGCCGCCCTTTAAGCTCTCGCCAACGATGATTTTTATCTCTTCTTCAGAGTGGGCTAGTTCATTCTCTTTAGCTGGCTGGATGCCTAAAATTTTAAGTCCAATGGTCGCTAAAATATCAAAAAGCTTAATTACAGGAGAAAATAGTACCCAGAAAAAGTGAAGTGGACGAGCGATTTTTAACACTGAAGTCTCGGCCTTTGCGATAGCAACTGACTTTGGCACAAGCTCACCCATTACAACGTGAAGTAACGTAATAAGCGTAAATGCGATCGCAAAACCAACCGTATGAACTAAGATATCACTAAAGTTGAAGAAATTTTTAAGTGGAGCTTCTATAAGTCTTGCAACCGCTGGTTCACCGATCCAACCAAGAGCAAGTGAGCTTAGTGTGATGCCAAGCTGAGTGGCACTAAGATAAGTATCAAGCTTGTTTGACATCTCAAAAGCAAGCTGAGCATTTGGCTTTTTCTCCTTGATAAGCTCTTCAAGTCTAGACTTACGAACTTTAACAAGAGAAAATTCTGATAAAACAAAAAAGGCATTTAGTAAAATGAATACAATGGCAAGTATTACCATTAAAAGCGAATTATCGCTACTGGGGTTCAATTATGATCCTTAAGAGTTAAAAATTTTTGCCTGATTATAGCGAATTTATATTTAGCGGTCAAATTAATCGCGCTCAAAAGTAACAACATTTCTTAAATTTAAGATTTATAAAAAGTTCTTAAATCATATTTTGATAACATTATTTTCATCACTAAATTTATGGATTTTACAATGAGCAAAAAGAATTTTTCATCGCGTTGGGCATTTATATTGGCCTGTGTTGGATCAGCAGTTGGCATGGCAAATGTCTGGGGCTTTCCTTATAAACTTGGCACAAATGGCGGTGCAGCGTTTTTACTCATCTATGTTTTTTTCATAGCTCTTTTTTCATATGTTGGTCTAAGTGCGGAGTATGCGATCGGCAGACGCGCAAAAACTGGTACGCTTGGATCATATAAATATGCTTGGCAAAGTAGAAATTTAGGCGTATTTGGCAGTATTATTGGCTGGCTTCCGCTTGCTGGCTCACTTTGTATAGCCATCGGCTACGCAGTCATCATCGCCTACGTACTAAAAGCCCTTACTCAGGCGCTTACTGGCTCATTTATGAGCGTTGATACGAATGTTTGGTTTAACTCATTTGCACTTCAAGATTACTCAGTCTTGCCTTATCATTTTATCATCGTTGTTGGCACGCTTCTTACACTATTTTTTGGAGCAAAAAGTATCGAAAAAACAAATAAAATAATGATGCCACTCTTTTTCGTATTGTTTAGTATCTTGGCTATAAATGTCGCGATGCTACCAAATGCGTTTGATGGGTATAAATTCCTTTTTATCCCTGACTTTAGTAAGCTTGCAGACCCAATGGTATGGGTTTCTGCTATGGGTCAAGCCTTTTTCTCGCTCTCTATCACAGGATCTGGCATGATAGTTTATGGAGCGTACCTTTCAAAAGACGAAGATATCGTTGAAAGTGCTAAAACAACGGCCTTTTTTGATACTATTGCAGCTCTTGTGGCCGCTCTTGTTATGATCCCAGCGGTATTTGCCTATGCTATGGATCCAGCCGAAGGTCCAAAGCTACTTTTCGTAACGCTTCCAAAAATTTTACAAAATATGATCGGCGGACAAATTTTTGCCATTATTTTATTTACAGCTGTTATCTTTGGTGGTATCACATCGCTTCAAAATATGTTTGAAGTAGTCGCCGAGTCACTAATGCATAAATTTCCGCTCCTTAGTAGATTTTGGACGCTCACGCTACTTTGTGCAGTTTGCTTTGGCATAGGAGCATTTATGGAGCCTATTAGCAGTTGGGGGCCTTGGATGGACTTTGTGTCGATCTATATCATTCCAATCGGCGCGGTAATCGGTGCTATTTCTTGGTTCTGGATTATTAAAAAAGATGAAATTTTAGACGAGATAAATTCTGGAGCAAATAGATCTTATGGTAATTTCTGGTATTTTGTAGGCAAATTTATCTACGTCCCGCTAACATTTTTACTTTGTATTATTGCTGTAAGCAAGGGAATTTCTTTTTAAATTTAGCTCGTCAAAAAATGAGCTAAATTTAAAAATTTTTGAAGTTATCTTAGTTTTTTTGTGCCAATATAAGTGGCAAAAATTTCTTGTGAGCCATCTTTTTTAAATAAAATAACATCGTATTGCTCGGCTTTACTGCCTTGCTCCATACCTTGGCTCTCCATCGGCATGCCAGGCACTGCGATACCAACTACATCTTTTGGCTTAAGCTCTAGTAGGCGCTTTACCTCATCGGCTGGGACATGACCTTCTATAATATATCCATCGATGATTGCTGTATGGCAGCTTGAAAGCTCTAGCGGCACGTTAAATTCTTTCTTAACTTTAGCTATATCATCTACTTTTATGACCTCTTCGCTAAATCCAGCCTTCTGCATCGCCTCACCCCAGCTAGTACAACATCCACAAGTTGGGCTTTTATAGACCTTCATATCAGCCGCGAACACAAGTGTTGCAAAAAAGCCAAGAGCCAAAAATGCTAATTTTTTCATCATTTTCCTTTACGTAAAATTTGCAAAATGATATAGCTCACATTTAAATTTTATATAAATGCTTAATATTGCTTGCTATAATTCGCCAAAATTTATAAAAGGCACTTTATGTTTTCATCATTTTTTAAAGATAAAAAATGGGCACTTTGGGCTTATGGCGGAGCGATATTTATCATCTTACTTCTTGTCTATCAAACACACCTAAATGTCCGTATAAACGAGTGGTATAAAAATTTCTACGACATCGTACAAAACTCAAAAGATCATGATGTAAGTGAGTTTTGGCGAGAAATTTTTAACTTTATAAAAATCGCTATGCCTTACGTCGTGACTTACACTGTGATCTCATTTTTTGCTAGCCACTGGGTCTTTCGCTGGAGAGAGGCGATGACATTTAGATATCTAAAATTTTGGCAAAACTGCAAAAGCGACATCGAAGGCAGTTCGCAGCGTATTCAAGAAGATGTCTACCGCTTTGCTAAAATAATGGAAAGCCTTGGCGTGCAGGTTTTAAGGGCGATCATGACGCTAATTGCCTTT from Campylobacter concisus includes:
- a CDS encoding sodium-dependent transporter; translation: MSKKNFSSRWAFILACVGSAVGMANVWGFPYKLGTNGGAAFLLIYVFFIALFSYVGLSAEYAIGRRAKTGTLGSYKYAWQSRNLGVFGSIIGWLPLAGSLCIAIGYAVIIAYVLKALTQALTGSFMSVDTNVWFNSFALQDYSVLPYHFIIVVGTLLTLFFGAKSIEKTNKIMMPLFFVLFSILAINVAMLPNAFDGYKFLFIPDFSKLADPMVWVSAMGQAFFSLSITGSGMIVYGAYLSKDEDIVESAKTTAFFDTIAALVAALVMIPAVFAYAMDPAEGPKLLFVTLPKILQNMIGGQIFAIILFTAVIFGGITSLQNMFEVVAESLMHKFPLLSRFWTLTLLCAVCFGIGAFMEPISSWGPWMDFVSIYIIPIGAVIGAISWFWIIKKDEILDEINSGANRSYGNFWYFVGKFIYVPLTFLLCIIAVSKGISF
- a CDS encoding cysteine permease; the protein is MQNILAPNEFLDDYVLGAELAKNAGISSNAYLFWKNVISAKFENSRIVFLRKNSIPVKFQNIIKTCTPLNGLIPTGVFCSFTSLAPSHLVAKNGSKIYELFKFHEICGIKFIDLKKFYDDFNLSYSYRIYIEKCKFFSPAPFEKRIKLTETMCLGYY
- a CDS encoding DUF411 domain-containing protein, producing MKKLAFLALGFFATLVFAADMKVYKSPTCGCCTSWGEAMQKAGFSEEVIKVDDIAKVKKEFNVPLELSSCHTAIIDGYIIEGHVPADEVKRLLELKPKDVVGIAVPGMPMESQGMEQGSKAEQYDVILFKKDGSQEIFATYIGTKKLR
- a CDS encoding RidA family protein, producing MKKQILTKNAPQAIGPYSQAISANGFLFISGQLGVTPAGEFAGSSVEAQAEQSLENLKNILAEAGLTFDNAVKTTIFLADMGDFAKVNTVYAKFFKEPYPARSTVAIKTLPKDALVEIELIAAY
- a CDS encoding hemolysin family protein, with protein sequence MVILAIVFILLNAFFVLSEFSLVKVRKSRLEELIKEKKPNAQLAFEMSNKLDTYLSATQLGITLSSLALGWIGEPAVARLIEAPLKNFFNFSDILVHTVGFAIAFTLITLLHVVMGELVPKSVAIAKAETSVLKIARPLHFFWVLFSPVIKLFDILATIGLKILGIQPAKENELAHSEEEIKIIVGESLKGGVLDSFETEIIKNAVDFSDTVAKEIMTPRRDMICINKQKSFEENLQVVFESKYTRFPYIDGSKDIILGMIHIRDILQLHFSKDKEKSFDSIVRKFVIVPESLSISKVLVMMNKEQISAALVVDEYGGTAGLLTMEDIMEEVLGDFNDEHDEVDQHYKKINDNIYEFQGRYDLESVEEVLGISFDEETDQVTIGGYVFNLIGRLPVVGDKIEDENCYYEVRKMDGASISRVKVRKKIKNEEESIQS
- a CDS encoding Fe-S-containing hydro-lyase, with product MSEVKRITAPFDKEVVKSLKAGDNVLISGTIIAARDAAHKALTETLARGEKLPVELKGETIYYVGPTPAKPNQAIGAAGPTTSGRMDKYTPTMINEVGINGMIGKGYRSDAVVEAMKKSCCVYMVAIGGIGALISQSIKKYEVLAYPELGPEAVARLTVEDFPAIVAIDCEGNNFYEVGQAPYKKI
- a CDS encoding fumarate hydratase, producing MRIINVKDIREVVAKLCKQACYVVTPDLKAAFTKAQSSESSSLGKDILGKILQNAKLAEEGVAPICQDTGMTVVFVQIGQDVHIEGGYIEDAINEGIAEGYIEGYLRKSVVAEPLFERKNTTNNTPAVIHTRIVPGDKLKIKVAPKGFGSENKSVLKMLVPADGIEGVKKVFLEAVKYAGPNACPPLTIGVGIGGTMDKAALLAKEAAVRSVDSKNSDPRYAKLEDELLELACKTGVGPQGLGGDTTAVKVNVEWYPTHIAGLPVAININCHAARHADAEL